One Urocitellus parryii isolate mUroPar1 chromosome 8, mUroPar1.hap1, whole genome shotgun sequence DNA window includes the following coding sequences:
- the LOC144256687 gene encoding phosphoglycerate kinase 1-like, with protein sequence MSLSKKLTLDKLDVKGKRVIMRVDFNVPMKKNQITNNQRIKAAMPSITFCLDNGAQSVVLMSHLGRPDGVPMPEKYSLEPVAGELKSLLGRDVTFLKDCVGPEVEKACASPEAGSVILLENLRFHLEEEGKGQDASGNKVKAEPEKVEAFRQSLSKLGDVYVNDAFGTAHRAHSSMVGVNLPQKAAGFLMKKELEYFAKALENPERPFLAILGGAKVADKIQLIKNMLDKVNQMIIGGGMAFTFLKVLHNMEIGASLFDEEGAKIVKEIMAKAEKNGVKITFPVDFITADKFDEHANTGNATIESGIPEGWLGLDCGPESIKKNAQVVSEAKLIVWNGPLGVFEWEAFAKGTKALMDEIVKATSQGSVTIIGGGDTATCCAKWNTEDKVSHVSTGGGASLELLEGKSLPGVEALSNV encoded by the coding sequence ATGTCCCTTTCTAAGAAGCTGACTTTGGACAAACTGGATGTCAAAGGCAAGCGCGTCATCATGAGAGTGGACTTCAATGTTCCCATGAAGAAGAACCAGATTACCAACAACCAGAGAATCAAGGCCGCCATGCCCAGCATCACGTTCTGCCTGGACAATGGAGCCCAGTCGGTGGTGCTGATGAGCCACCTGGGCAGGCCCGATGGCGTCCCCATGCCCGAGAAGTACTCCCTGGAGCCTGTCGCTGGCGAGCTGAAATCCTTGCTGGGCAGGGACGTGACATTCCTCAAGGACTGTGTGGGCCCAGAAGTGGAGAAGGCCTGCGCCAGCCCCGAGGCCGGCTCAGTGATCCTGCTGGAGAACCTGCGCTTTCACCTGGAGGAGGAAGGCAAGGGCCAGGATGCCTCTGGGAACAAGGTGAAGGCGGAGCCCGAGAAGGTGGAAGCCTTTCGCCAGTCACTGTCCAAGCTAGGGGACGTGTATGTCAATGATGCTTTTGGCACTGCACACAGGGCTCACAGCTCCATGGTGGGAGTGAATCTGCCCCAGAAGGCAGCCGGGTTCCTCATGAAGAAGGAGCTGGAATACTTTGCCAAAGCCTTGGAAAACCCAGAGAGACCCTTTCTGGCTATCCTGGGTGGAGCCAAAGTGGCAGACAAGATCCAGCTCATCAAAAATATGCTGGACAAGGTCAACCAGATGATCATCGGGGGCGGGATGGCCTTTACCTTCCTGAAGGTACTCCACAACATGGAGATTGGTGCCTCCCTCTTCGACGAAGAGGGAGCCAAGATTGTCAAGGAGATCATGGCCAAAGCAGAAAAGAATGGTGTGAAGATTACCTTTCCCGTGGACTTTATCACGGCTGACAAGTTCGATGAGCATGCCAACACTGGAAATGCCACCATAGAATCTGGCATCCCCGAGGGCTGGCTGGGTTTGGACTGTGGCCCTGAGAGCATTAAAAAGAATGCTCAAGTTGTGTCTGAAGCCAAGCTCATCGTTTGGAATGGTCCTTTGGGAGTCTTTGAATGGGAAGCCTTTGCCAAGGGAACCAAGGCCCTCATGGATGAAATCGTGAAAGCCACCTCCCAGGGTAGTGTCACCATTATAGGGGGCGGGGACACTGCTACTTGCTGTGCCAAATGGAACACTGAAGACAAAGTCAGCCATGTGAGCACTGGAGGGGGTGCCAGTCTGGAGCTCCTGGAAGGTAAAAGCCTCCCAGGAGTAGAGGCCCTCAGCAATGTGTAA